One Physeter macrocephalus isolate SW-GA chromosome 7, ASM283717v5, whole genome shotgun sequence genomic window, GACTTATCAGATGTCTTATTCAAGCCATGAAACCATATTGTTTGAAGGAATCTTgggattattaattttatttttggttctaGTCAAATGAGGAACCACATGCTCTTAAAGTCATAGTAATGGATATTCTGTGAGctcttttgcttatctatttggTGTTTAACTGTTCTCTTGAAATACGTagcctcttttaaaatttcttgaattCAGTAACTGAATCGATTGTTTtgtgatttacagaaaaaaaatcttcagaaacaGAAGGATGGGTGGTGTCTTCAGAATCATGTAGCTTTTTATCTATTGGTGCAAGGTAAGTTTTATCTCACTCAGCACATCAACTTTTTCCACATcgataaaaaaaactttttttgcttCTGATGTCTGAAAGAATACATGTTTATAAATGCAGTTCCTTTTGTACATTGTACTCAGCAGTTGCACTGACATTAATGTCCCAGTAATACCTTCTAATCCTGGAACTGGCATCCTGTTTTCAAAATACCATGAGACTTATTTTAGAAAGGAAGAATCTCCTCAACAAGTAATAGTTATGAGCAAAAAAATTTAAGCCAggataaaaatgttctctttagccttcatgcttttaaaaatcaataaaatatagggctttaaattttttaaattctaaatttgaatttAGGGGTAACAGATTTATGGAAATTACTGCTGGAGGAAtactacttttcttctttttaaaataaatttatttatttatttgtttttatttttggctgcattgggtctttgttgctgtgtggggactttctctggttgcagcgagcgggggctactcttcgctgcagtgcgcgggcttctcattgtcatggcttgtCTTgtcggggagcacaggctctaggtgagggcttcagtagttgtgactcacgggctctggatcacaggctcagtagttgtggcgtatgggcttaattgctccgcagcatgtgggatcttcccggaccagggatcaaacccatgtcccctgcattggcaggcggattcttaaccacggtgccaccagggaagcccaggaatactattttttaattttttaacccaatagactccgcagcatgtgggatcttcccgtaccagggatcaaacccatgtcccctgcattggcaggcggattcttaaccacggtgccaccagggaagcccaggaatactattttttaattttttaacccaATAGACTTTATATTAAATTGAGCCATTTTTCCTTTATAAGGGAAGGGACTCTGTGTGCTTTATAATAGATAATTTGCCTTAATTTGACTGGTTTATTTATAGTCTTCTTTAATATTGTTTCCCAAGATATTACCGTGAAATCTTGCCTGGAGAAATTGTGGAAATATCCAGACATAATGTCCAAACTCTTGATATTATACCAAGGTCTGAAGGAAACCCAATGGCTTTCTGTATCtttgaatatgtttattttgcAAGACCAGATAGTATATTTGAAGGTAAGTAAAATAACTCTAACTATTGATATAAatctattattttcctcattgaaACATGGCAATTCTTGGGCCCAAAGGCTTACCTGGCTCTTTGAAGGCACATAGTTATATGTTGCGAATTTTGGGACTGAGCTTACAAGTCATAAGAtcacagtttttccttttcatctgactcttggattttgttttccttttaggaGTAAGGATTATGATTTTCAGATATGTATTaaggttaattctttttttaaagagtgaattcCCCCAGTTTATGTGTTTCCCCTTTAgtgtttttttgtcttgcttttctttttcaattagttaattagtttatttttggctgtgttgagtcttcattgctgcacgctcAATTCTATAGAGTTCTAACAAGCTAGTTTCTTAGAATAGTGATATTATGCTGTGCTatattatactaagtaaaaatttatttccttttccaaacaTTCCAGACCAAATGGTTTACACAGTAAGATACCGTTGTGGTCTGCAGCTGGCAATTGAAGCCCCTGTGGATGCGGATTTAGTTAGCACTGTCCCGGAATCTGCTACGCCTGCTGCCCTTGGTTACGCAGCAAAGGTATTTTCTCTTAATTAACACACAGTGAATTGCTCATTTAGCACTGAGATTAGAAATCCATGTATATAAAGAGAAACTCATCAATTTattgtaaggaaaaagaaagtgttgGTTCTTTTGCAAGAGTTACTTATTTTCCAGCCTTTTCATTCAgtggcactatttttttttttttttttttttttgcggtatgtgggcctctcactgctgtggcttctcccgttgaggagcacaggctccggacgcgcaggctcagcagccatggctcacgggcctagccgccccgcggcatgtgggatcttcccgaaccggggcacgaacccgtgtcccgtgcattggcaggcggactctcaaccactgcgccaccagggaagaccagtggcactatttttttaatgggtcCACAAAAAGTTTACCCAAAGACTAGGAAAACGAtcctcttcattaaaaaaaaaatatatcatgactATATATAGAGTTTAGTGGTAATATTTGCTTGTTATTAAGTACCCTCACAAGCCACTGGTGTATTTATTCCCTACTGAGCGTGGGTGATAATAAAGTTgtttatgttaattttgtataatgTTCTTAGTATTatgcttaatttcatttttcataacCAGGCAGAATATGTAATTATAGTGATCCTGGTGTATAATACCCAACATTGACTACGTTGGAAAGTTTagtttgtgaatttttaaaagaaataatatgcatACATTTTAGAGAAGTATTACCTTGTTAGATGGATAAGTCACCTCCTGTCCCTCAGAAAGTATCTCCTTAGCCTACTGGTTTTAATTCATTTCCTgctgacaatttttaaatatgtgaatttttcTGACAGTGATTTATTCTTTGTCGTGTGTTCACATGTTTTTTTCCAAGATAGAGAAATAATATGTGTTTAAGAAAGAAGCATTACAAATTCTAGCAAAATGAACTGTTTTTCCTACTAAGTAGAggactttcaataatttttctttttgccttttcttccctACAGTTTAAATAGTGAAGGAAAATTATAATCTGATGATGGAGAGCTCAGAATAACaaccacatttaaaattttttacatagATGTTATAATGGAAGCATGACctagagaaaacagaaccctAGAGTTCTCTGTATGTGTGCTGCTCATTGtccttttattccttctctgtcAGTGTGGGCTTCCATATGTGGAGGTGCTATGTAAAAACCGGTATGTAGGAAGAACATTTATTCAGCCAAACATGAGGTTAAGACAACTTGGTGTTGCGAAAAAATTTGGAGTATTGTCGGACAACTTTAAAGGCAAAAGAATTGTTCTTGTAGATGATTCAATTGTGAGAGGCAATACCATTTCACccataatcaaattgctcaaagaATCTGGTGCAAAAGAGGTAAGTAATATTAAAACACCTATCCTAAAGCACCAATAATTACAATATGATAGCcttgaaaattttatgttaaaatttttataaacctaattttaaaactaaCTACAAAATAGAATACTTTTCAATTTGTAGAGTattgattactttttctttttgaagatatAGAAGCAATCCCAGTGTAATAAATTTGACACATTAGGTTATATTTTCAAATCTCAAAGCTTATTCTAACTAAATAGTTCAGTAATTCAAATTACTGAAGTGAGATGTCATTTACAGCTAATAGTTGAtcagatttagaaataaaatctatTGTGGAGAAAATGGTATAGAAAGCAGTATGACAGTCTATTTAGAAAGCAAGTTCAGATCCattacaatagtaaaaaagaatagacacaattaaacaaacaaaagaactggAAATAGCTTATATATCTACCAGCAGGAAATGTTAGTAAATCGATACATCAGTATGATGAAATACGATGCAACCATTAAAAACTATAATTATGAAGACTGCAAAACATGGGAAAATCTTTGCTGTTACAAGAAAGGTAAAAAGTAAATGTGGACACTGATTACAGCTATGTAAATGTTCCtgacaaaaggcagaaaataatgatagataaaaaaatagacaaacatagCTCTTTGTAGTAGTAGTAAGGTTTTTATTGTATCCTGGtagatgttatttttctttttaaaaaggtaaaataagagGTAGGCAAAAGTGCCATTCAagtgttagaagaaaaaaatgaaggtggTCCTAGGAAtataataaatgagaaatgacagatcagaagaaagaaatgtcCTTGTTAGTAGGTGACAGAAGGAAACAATGGGCATCTCTGTAAAAAGAACCCTTTACAAGTGGCTAACATTTTGAAATTCTTGTTCAGGACACTTTGGAGTCTAGGACAGGGTTGTTCAAGTAGGATTCTTGGTaatgaattaattcttttttttttttttttttgcggtacgcgggccgctcactgttgtggcctctcccgttgcggagcacaggctccggacgcgcaggctcagcggccatggctcacgggcccagccgctccgcggcatgtgggatcctcccggaccggggcacgaacccatgtctcctgcatcggcaggcggactctcaaccactgcgccaccagggaagccctgaattaatTCTTAAAGTAGTTCTGACTGAACACTGGAGTTCTATATGTATATCACATGATTTTCTAGGATTCTTTTCCACCTATTATAGTGAAAGAAATTCTTTAGTATGCTTTATTACCCATATGTTGTTAAAGTATTCTGTAAAACAATTTTATGATGTATTTGTCAATGACAGAATTTTGCATAATTGTTCTTACAGTGAATGTCAAACTAATGAATGTGTGAAATGATTTCTTTCCAAGGTACACATTCGCGTAGCTTCACCACCAATTAGATATCCATGCTTCATGGGAATAAACATACCAACAAAAGAAGAGCTTATTGCCAATAAACCAGAATTTGAGCATATCTCAGATCATCTAGGTAGGTATTACAATTTCTATAAACGtttatctttattcatttattaacagAAAATCCAAGCTTGTCAATCTTTacacttttaataaaaaaatgttgtttGTGTTGAGCAGATGAATAGTGAGAGAGCCTGATATGTGTGGGCACCATAGTGAGTGCTGTGATGGAGAGCTAGGCTAAGGTGAgatcagagaagaaggaagaaaggcttTCCTAGTAGAGAGAACTGCTAATCAGTTAAAGCCTCCCAAAGTTCagatcagaagaaaaacaaaagcaatttcaCCACAGATTCTAATAGAATAATTTGGATGTGGGTACAAATCAAAAAGTGAAAAGCTTATATAGGCTTATCTTTAATAATGAGGTCAGAAGTCTTGGAGATGGAGGTTATCCTTGATAAGACATTTGCCTTTCAAATTCAGGTGAGGTATAAACTATAAATATCACATACATGTTCATCCGTGTATGGTACCTCCACACTGATTGTTTACAGctgttgtttctcttgactgGTCATGCCTGTACCTTACCAGttaaatattgtttttgtaaatttatttatttatttatattttatttttggccgtgttgggtctttgttgctgtgtgcaggcttttctctagctgcggcgagcgggggctactcttcgttgcggtgcgcgggcttctcattgcggtggcttctcttgttgcagagcacgggctgtaggcgcacgggcttcagtagttgtggctcacgagcttagttgctccgcggcatgtgggatcttcccggaccagggcttgaacccgtgtcccctgtattggcaggtggattcttaaccactgtgccaccagggaagtccccagttaaatattttgaatgtcacCCAACTGATATATTGTGAGCACTCACTCTTTGCCAGGAACATAACTATATTATCATAATAACATCACAAAACTGCTACAATTAGGCAATATTTTTCCCTTATCTGATAGCTGAAAAAAAAGGCTTAGGAAAAGTAAGTGACCTTGAGCTtaaatttgaacccagatcttccTGACTTCAAGATCTGTTATTTAAGAAAATGACTCCTAAAGCCTTCTGAAGCCATTCTAGACTTGAATCCTCCACTGCTATTTTAAATTGTTATCCCTtaaattccaatttaaaattaaaaaaaaaaaaataaaggccctGAGTTTTATCGATTCTCcagccaccaccatcacccccgcctttttttttttaagagaggcTAATGGAgaaaattccctggtggtccagtggttaggactccagctctcactgccgagggccccgggttcagtccctggtcagggacctaagatcccacaagccacgcagccaaaaaataaataaataaattgtaaaaaatttttttaaaagagagagacaggggctaaaggagaaatttttattttggcctatgtttttctgtttgtaaCTATTCTCTGTTAAGgcaattcttcctttccaaaggaAGTCTCATGACCTTTTTCCCTGTCTTTCCCCCGTAGGAGCAAACAGTGTTGTGTATCTGTCAGTAGAAGGACTGGTTTCATCTGTACAAGAAgggataacatttaaaaaacagaaagtgaaaaggcaagatATTATGCTTCAAGAAAATGGGAATGGTCTGGAATGTTTTGAAAAGAACGGTCATTGTACAAAGGAAGATGTTATGGTTCAAGAAAATGGGAATGGTCTGGAATGTTTTGAAAAGCACGATCATTGTACAGCTTGTCTGACTGGAAAATACCCTGTGGAACTGGAATGGTAGCTGCTAGGGGCAGACACGATGTTTCAAAACACAAAGATAGTGGAGAAGTTATAGTGGTTACACCTCCATTTACTGTTACTCGGTACAGTGTGAAATGCCACATGCTTGTGTTAtaagttttgagattttttttctgaaaagggtACCAAAGTGCTATGATTTCTTTAGTAATCCTAGATAAATATTTTGGTATTATCTAGGAACTTGGATGATCCTTTCGGTTTTATTTAGTAGtttagtacttttatttttagaaatcgTATACATTTAACTTCAGATCA contains:
- the PPAT gene encoding amidophosphoribosyltransferase isoform X1; protein product: MWRVRLHRLRRVAHAARCAACDHSGTRGAAAPGMGLVNHVFTEDNLKKLYTSNLGIGHTRYATTGNCELENCQPFVVETLHGKIAVAHNGELVNAARLRKKLLRHGIGLSTSSDSEMITQLLAYTPPQEQDDTPDWVARIKNLMKEAPTAYSLIIMHRDVIYAVRDPYGNRPLCIGRLIPVSDINDKEKKSSETEGWVVSSESCSFLSIGARYYREILPGEIVEISRHNVQTLDIIPRSEGNPMAFCIFEYVYFARPDSIFEDQMVYTVRYRCGLQLAIEAPVDADLVSTVPESATPAALGYAAKCGLPYVEVLCKNRYVGRTFIQPNMRLRQLGVAKKFGVLSDNFKGKRIVLVDDSIVRGNTISPIIKLLKESGAKEVHIRVASPPIRYPCFMGINIPTKEELIANKPEFEHISDHLGANSVVYLSVEGLVSSVQEGITFKKQKVKRQDIMLQENGNGLECFEKNGHCTKEDVMVQENGNGLECFEKHDHCTACLTGKYPVELEW
- the PPAT gene encoding amidophosphoribosyltransferase isoform X2 encodes the protein MELEELGIREECGVFGCIASGEWPTQLDVPHVITLGLVGLQHRGQESAGIVTSDGNSIPTFKTHKGMGLVNHVFTEDNLKKLYTSNLGIGHTRYATTGNCELENCQPFVVETLHGKIAVAHNGELVNAARLRKKLLRHGIGLSTSSDSEMITQLLAYTPPQEQDDTPDWVARIKNLMKEAPTAYSLIIMHRDVIYAVRDPYGNRPLCIGRLIPVSDINDKEKKSSETEGWVVSSESCSFLSIGARYYREILPGEIVEISRHNVQTLDIIPRSEGNPMAFCIFEYVYFARPDSIFEDQMVYTVRYRCGLQLAIEAPVDADLVSTVPESATPAALGYAAKCGLPYVEVLCKNRYVGRTFIQPNMRLRQLGVAKKFGVLSDNFKGKRIVLVDDSIVRGNTISPIIKLLKESGAKEVHIRVASPPIRYPCFMGINIPTKEELIANKPEFEHISDHLGANSVVYLSVEGLVSSVQEGITFKKQKVKRQDIMLQENGNGLECFEKNGHCTKEDVMVQENGNGLECFEKHDHCTACLTGKYPVELEW